The nucleotide sequence GCCCTTTTGGGTTTGGCTAAAACAGGTGGTATTGCTTCCAATGGTTCTGGAGATTATGTTTTGGCCTTTTCCACAGCCAGAAGTTTGAGGATTCCTTACCAAGCAAAATCAATGGAAAAGCAGGTGATGAAAGTGTTAAGGAATGATGATATGAGCGGTTTGTTTATGGCTACTATAGAGGCTACGGAGGAAGCTATAATCAATTCCCTATTTGCTGCCAAAAGCACAAAAGGATACCAAGGGCATGAGGTTAAGTCTTTACCGGTTAAAAAGGTACTTGAATTAATGAAAGATTGATAGCTGATTTTTATTTGATGCTTCTAGATGTACAATTTTAGATCTTGATCCAGCAAAGACCGCTGTGGTTCTGATGTGATGTAAAAGCTTTGTTGAGGATTATTTTTATTGTCCAATGATCGACATCAAAAATGATTTTTTGTCCTCAGATGTTCCATAGGATATACTGAATACATCCTATTTCTAGTTGGTCATAGAATATTTGAATAGGATTTTAAATCTCTTCAAAATTTTTAACTATTAAATCAGTCAAATATAAGTTGCTATTGGTTGATGGTAGGGATATCTAAGATTGTCTTTTGTGAAAAAATTGTTTTTTATCATTTTGATTTTCAATATTTTCATGAATTGTATTGAAAGCAAAAAACTAATCCTAATATTTATAAACATGAAAAGACGTGAAGCGATGAAGAATGTCGCGCTGATATTTGGCAGTGCTTTATCCGTGTCTACATTGACTGTTTTTCAGCAAGGGTGTACCCGATCCAAAGATGCGGCGACGGGGGTGTTTACTGCTGAGGATGCGCAGTTGATGTCTGAGATTGGAGATATTATCATTCCAGATACGCCGGATTCCCCCGGAGCAAAAGCGGCAGGTGTGGGACCACTTATGGTGACACTTTTGGAAGATTGCTATTCTCAGGAAGACAGGGAGAAAGTATCTGCATTTTTGGTTCATATTGAAAATGAGAAAGATTTCTCGGGTTTGGCGGCAGGAGAACAAGTTTCCCTTGTAGCGGAAATTGATGCGAAGGTCTATTCTAAGGGAAATGACCTTGAGGAAGCGTTGACCAGAGGATATAAAATTGTTAAAGAATTGACACTTTTTGGATACTTCAGTTCAGAAATTGGCGCAACACAAGCATTGAGATATAAGTTGGTGCCGGGCAGGTATGATGGATGTGTGGATTATCATCCTGGAGATAAAGCTTGGGCCTAAAAAAAAAATAACATCATGAATTTAAATATTAAGGCAAATAAAGAGAATACATACGATGCCATTGTGGTAGGATCAGGAATCAGTGGTGGATGGGCCGCGAAGGAATTGGCCGAAAAAGGACTGAAGACATTGGTGCTTGAGCGAGGTAGAAATGTAGAGCATATCAAAGATTATCCCACTACCAACCTTAACCCATGGGAAATGGACCATCATGGTTGGACTACCAATGAGATGCGGGAAAAGCATCCTATTCAAAGTAGGTGCTATGCCTTTGGCGAAGCCACTGAGCATTTTTGGGTAGACGATAATGAAAATCCTTATAATGAGGTAAAACCGTTCAACTGGTTGAGAGGATACCATGTAGGTGGTAGGTCTTTGATGTGGGGTAGACAGTGTTATCGACTAAGTGATATTGATTTCTCCGCCAATGCTAAAGATGGTTTTGGAGTGGATTGGCCAGTGAGGTATAATGACATTGCTCCATGGTACGAATATGTGGAGAAGTTTGCCGGAATTTCCGGTCAGGCAGAAGGGCTTCCGCAGCTTCCTGACAGCCACTTTCTTCCTGCAATGGAAATGAATTGTGTAGAGAAGCATGTGGCACAAAGAATAAAAGAAAAATTTGACGAT is from Echinicola marina and encodes:
- a CDS encoding gluconate 2-dehydrogenase subunit 3 family protein, whose protein sequence is MKRREAMKNVALIFGSALSVSTLTVFQQGCTRSKDAATGVFTAEDAQLMSEIGDIIIPDTPDSPGAKAAGVGPLMVTLLEDCYSQEDREKVSAFLVHIENEKDFSGLAAGEQVSLVAEIDAKVYSKGNDLEEALTRGYKIVKELTLFGYFSSEIGATQALRYKLVPGRYDGCVDYHPGDKAWA